A single window of Streptomyces sudanensis DNA harbors:
- a CDS encoding valine--tRNA ligase, translating into MTENTQQQPASIPELPTQYAPAEVEGKLYESWVERGYFDADENSDKPPYAIVIPPPNVTGSLHLGHAFEHTLIDALTRRKRMQGHEVLWQPGMDHAGIATQNVVERELAKEGRSRHDLGREAFVERVWRWKAESGGRISGQMRRLGDGVAWSRERFTMDEGLSRAVQTIFKKLYDDELIYRAERIINWCPRCLTAISDIEVEYQESDGELVSIRYGEGDDSIVVATTRAETMLGDTAVAVHPEDERYRHLVGREVELPLTGRRIPVVADEHVDPAFGTGAVKVTPAHDPNDFEIGRRQELPSLTVMDEHAVITVHGPFQGLDRLEARSAIVAALRAEGRVVAEKRPYPHSVGHCSRCKTTIEPRLSMQWWVKVGPLAQAAGDAVRDGRVAIHPQDMEKRYFDWVDNLHDWCISRQLWWGHRIPVWYGPNGEVVCVGPDEQPPSGEGWHQDTDVLDTWFSSGLWPFSTLGWPERTASLEKFYPNSVLVTGYDILFFWVARMMMFGLYAMDGTPPFRTIALHGMVRDQNGKKMSKSFGNVVDPLDWMDKYGSDALRFTLARGANPGIDVPIGEDWVQASRNFANKIWNATRFALMNGATVEGPLPDAARMSAADRWILSRLDKTVAEVDAYYEDFQFAKLSETLYHFAWDEVFDWYVELSKTTFFAGGEQAKVSARVLGEVLDVTLRLLHPVVPFVTDTLWTTLTGGESLVVADWPGAVSVPGADTPGGFRDEAAEREIELVRRVVTEVRRFRSDQGLQPGQKVPARLDLAGTALAPHEAAIRQLLRLQPEGEGFQATASLPVAGATVALDLSGTIDVAAERKRLTKDLGAAEKEKAQAEGKLGNEAFLAKAPDQVVEKIRTRLAKAEEDITRIRAQLASLPQD; encoded by the coding sequence GTGACCGAGAACACTCAGCAGCAGCCAGCGTCCATCCCCGAACTGCCGACCCAGTACGCGCCGGCCGAGGTAGAAGGGAAGCTGTACGAGAGCTGGGTGGAGCGCGGTTACTTCGACGCCGACGAGAACAGCGACAAGCCGCCGTACGCGATCGTCATCCCGCCGCCGAACGTCACCGGCAGCCTCCACCTGGGCCACGCCTTCGAGCACACCCTCATCGACGCCCTCACCCGGCGCAAGCGCATGCAGGGCCACGAGGTGCTGTGGCAGCCCGGAATGGACCACGCCGGCATCGCCACGCAGAACGTCGTCGAGCGTGAGCTGGCCAAGGAGGGCAGGTCGCGGCACGACCTCGGGCGTGAGGCGTTCGTCGAACGCGTCTGGCGGTGGAAGGCCGAGTCCGGTGGCCGGATCTCCGGCCAGATGCGCCGCCTCGGCGACGGCGTCGCGTGGTCGCGCGAGCGGTTCACCATGGACGAGGGGCTGTCCCGGGCCGTCCAGACCATCTTCAAGAAGCTCTACGACGACGAGCTGATCTACCGCGCCGAGCGCATCATCAACTGGTGCCCCCGCTGCCTCACGGCCATCTCCGACATCGAGGTGGAGTACCAGGAGAGCGACGGCGAACTCGTCTCCATCCGGTACGGGGAGGGCGACGACTCCATCGTCGTCGCCACCACCCGCGCCGAGACGATGCTCGGCGACACCGCCGTCGCCGTCCACCCCGAGGACGAGCGGTACCGGCACCTCGTCGGCCGGGAGGTCGAACTGCCGCTCACCGGACGCCGCATCCCGGTCGTCGCGGACGAGCACGTCGACCCCGCGTTCGGCACCGGAGCCGTCAAGGTGACCCCGGCGCACGACCCGAACGACTTCGAGATCGGCCGGCGGCAGGAGCTGCCCTCCCTCACCGTCATGGACGAGCACGCCGTCATCACCGTCCACGGCCCCTTCCAGGGCCTGGACCGGCTGGAGGCCCGCTCCGCCATCGTCGCCGCCCTCCGCGCCGAGGGCCGGGTCGTCGCCGAGAAGCGCCCCTACCCCCACTCCGTCGGCCACTGCTCGCGCTGCAAGACCACCATCGAGCCGCGCCTGTCGATGCAGTGGTGGGTCAAGGTGGGCCCGCTCGCGCAGGCCGCCGGCGACGCGGTCCGCGACGGCCGCGTCGCGATCCACCCGCAGGACATGGAGAAGCGGTACTTCGACTGGGTCGACAACCTCCACGACTGGTGCATCTCGCGCCAGTTGTGGTGGGGCCACCGCATCCCCGTCTGGTACGGCCCGAACGGCGAGGTCGTCTGCGTCGGCCCCGACGAGCAGCCTCCGTCCGGGGAGGGCTGGCACCAGGACACCGACGTCCTCGACACCTGGTTCTCGTCCGGGCTGTGGCCGTTCTCCACGCTGGGGTGGCCCGAGCGGACCGCGAGCCTCGAGAAGTTCTACCCGAACTCCGTCCTGGTCACCGGGTACGACATCCTCTTCTTCTGGGTCGCCCGGATGATGATGTTCGGCCTCTACGCGATGGACGGCACCCCGCCGTTCCGCACCATCGCCCTGCACGGCATGGTCCGCGACCAGAACGGCAAGAAGATGTCGAAGTCCTTCGGGAACGTCGTCGACCCGCTGGACTGGATGGACAAGTACGGCTCCGACGCCCTCCGCTTCACCCTGGCGCGCGGCGCCAACCCGGGCATCGACGTGCCGATCGGCGAGGACTGGGTCCAGGCGTCCCGGAACTTCGCCAACAAGATCTGGAACGCCACGCGCTTCGCACTGATGAACGGCGCCACCGTCGAAGGCCCCCTGCCGGACGCCGCCCGGATGTCGGCCGCGGACCGCTGGATCCTCTCCCGCCTCGACAAGACGGTCGCCGAAGTCGACGCGTACTACGAGGACTTCCAGTTCGCCAAGCTCAGCGAGACCCTCTACCACTTCGCGTGGGACGAGGTCTTCGACTGGTACGTCGAGCTGTCCAAGACGACGTTCTTCGCGGGCGGCGAGCAGGCGAAGGTCTCCGCGCGCGTCCTCGGCGAGGTCCTCGACGTGACGCTGCGCCTGCTGCACCCCGTCGTCCCGTTCGTCACCGACACCCTGTGGACCACGCTCACCGGCGGAGAGTCCCTCGTCGTCGCCGACTGGCCGGGCGCGGTGTCCGTCCCCGGAGCCGACACCCCGGGAGGCTTCCGCGACGAGGCCGCCGAGCGGGAGATCGAACTCGTCCGGCGCGTCGTCACCGAGGTCCGCCGCTTCCGCTCCGACCAGGGCCTCCAGCCCGGTCAGAAGGTTCCGGCGCGCCTCGACCTGGCCGGTACGGCGCTGGCGCCGCACGAGGCGGCCATCCGCCAGCTCCTGCGCCTCCAGCCGGAGGGCGAGGGCTTCCAGGCCACGGCGTCCCTGCCGGTCGCCGGGGCCACGGTCGCGCTCGACCTGTCGGGCACGATCGACGTCGCCGCCGAGCGCAAGCGCCTGACGAAGGACCTGGGCGCGGCCGAGAAGGAGAAGGCGCAGGCCGAGGGCAAGCTCGGGAACGAGGCGTTCCTCGCCAAGGCGCCCGACCAGGTCGTGGAGAAGATCCGTACCCGGCTGGCCAAGGCCGAGGAGGACATCACCCGCATCCGGGCCCAGCTCGCGAGCCTGCCGCAGGACTGA